A genomic region of Spirochaetota bacterium contains the following coding sequences:
- the lptC gene encoding LPS export ABC transporter periplasmic protein LptC, with protein sequence MKTIKFIYLSLLIFITSCGIKLGRNDREQRNLPAASMQDFLYTYTEKSGFREWEIKAAQANTYDKSDIVYLYNFTMTLFSESNQIKSVLVANKGSIQQNIGNLIADGEVRIFSANQSELQTEKVYWDQNKELFYSETNKLVTYTRGSHKITGYDMVSDSALEHIELNNSVGQILTDSDDSQQNSSSTNSSKEFENEFKLLEDEEAIEGT encoded by the coding sequence TTGAAAACAATAAAATTTATATATTTATCTTTACTTATATTTATAACTTCTTGTGGTATTAAATTAGGAAGAAATGATAGAGAACAAAGAAACTTACCAGCAGCTTCTATGCAAGATTTTTTATATACTTATACTGAAAAAAGTGGATTTCGAGAATGGGAAATCAAAGCTGCTCAAGCAAATACTTATGACAAAAGTGATATAGTATATTTGTATAATTTTACTATGACTTTGTTTTCTGAAAGTAATCAAATAAAGTCAGTACTTGTAGCCAATAAAGGTAGTATTCAACAAAATATTGGAAATCTTATTGCAGATGGTGAAGTTCGTATTTTTTCTGCAAATCAAAGTGAACTTCAAACAGAAAAAGTATATTGGGATCAAAATAAAGAATTATTTTACTCTGAAACTAATAAATTAGTAACTTATACAAGAGGATCACATAAAATAACAGGATATGATATGGTTTCTGATTCAGCATTAGAACATATAGAACTTAATAATAGTGTAGGACAAATATTAACTGATAGTGACGATTCTCAACAAAATTCTAGCTCTACTAATTCTTCTAAAGAATTTGAAAATGAATTCAAACTATTAGAAGATGAAGAAGCTATTGAAGGGACTTAA